The proteins below come from a single Mucilaginibacter mali genomic window:
- a CDS encoding LacI family DNA-binding transcriptional regulator has product MFESYTIKDIAKALGLSTSTVSRALNGSYEIGAETKKLVLEYAEKINYRPNPIALSLKEQKSHSIGVVVAEVANNYFSQAINGIESIAYNRGYHVIITQTHESYARETANVQHLISRHVDGLLVSLSAETTDLSHYQYLHDKGFPIVFFDRVAPNIETHKVTVNNFQGAFEATEELIRTGYKKIAHLTNSYNLLISKERLNGYKAALEKHGIPFNPEYLKHCNHGGMIQHEVETTIQELLNLDDKPDALFITSDRLTTNCLYILKKLGLRVPEDIAIAGFTNSDVAELFDPPLSVVRQPAFQIGQIATEMLINLIESKRPVTEFVTETLETQLITRASTHKSGKKNNAG; this is encoded by the coding sequence ATGTTCGAATCGTACACTATAAAAGATATTGCAAAAGCACTTGGGTTGTCTACCTCAACCGTATCAAGAGCTTTAAACGGCAGTTACGAGATCGGGGCCGAAACCAAAAAACTGGTACTGGAATACGCCGAAAAAATAAATTACCGCCCCAATCCTATCGCCCTTAGTTTAAAGGAGCAAAAAAGTCACTCGATAGGTGTTGTAGTTGCCGAGGTAGCCAACAACTACTTCTCGCAGGCTATCAACGGGATAGAATCCATCGCGTATAACCGGGGATATCACGTTATTATTACCCAAACGCACGAATCGTACGCGCGGGAGACGGCCAACGTGCAGCACTTGATATCGCGCCATGTAGATGGCTTGCTGGTATCTTTATCAGCCGAGACCACCGACCTGAGCCATTACCAATATTTGCATGATAAGGGATTCCCTATTGTTTTCTTCGATCGTGTAGCACCTAACATCGAGACTCATAAGGTTACTGTAAATAACTTCCAGGGCGCATTTGAGGCTACCGAGGAACTGATCAGAACCGGCTATAAGAAGATTGCGCATCTGACCAATTCCTATAACCTGCTGATCAGCAAGGAACGTTTGAACGGGTATAAGGCGGCGTTAGAAAAACATGGCATCCCCTTCAACCCCGAATACCTTAAACATTGCAACCATGGTGGCATGATACAGCACGAGGTGGAAACCACCATCCAGGAATTACTAAACCTGGATGATAAGCCCGATGCCCTGTTCATCACCAGCGACAGGCTGACCACCAATTGCCTGTATATATTAAAAAAACTGGGTTTACGCGTACCCGAGGATATCGCCATTGCCGGTTTTACCAATAGCGATGTTGCCGAACTTTTTGATCCGCCGCTTTCGGTAGTGCGCCAGCCCGCTTTCCAGATAGGCCAGATAGCTACCGAAATGCTGATCAACCTGATAGAAAGCAAACGCCCGGTTACCGAGTTTGTTACCGAGACGCTGGAAACGCAACTGATCACCCGCGCATCCACACATAAAAGCGGCAAAAAGAACAATGCCGGTTAA
- a CDS encoding SusC/RagA family TonB-linked outer membrane protein yields MNKFLQQFCLLLFLCGTAFAQTRQVTGQVTEKGTSDGIPSVTVLVKGASGGTQSDVNGNYKITVPDGAVTLVFRSVGYKTLEVKVAAGATKANAGLETDATQLNEVAVVNIGYGTVSRNAVTGSVSSVSAKQLKDLPINSASEALEGRLAGVQINQSEGSPNTTATIKVRGGGSIRLDNAPLYVVDGIQVEDALTVLAPQDIETIDVLKDAASTAIYGARGSNGVVLITTKGGRVQKPTVTYNGLAGWRHIRRKLDVFNTYDFVKYQYERALLNGGTELSTFTSAYGAFADLDLYKEAPFVDWQDEMFGRNALMQTHNLSLTGGTESTKYNLSISSNGEQGIQQLSDYNRKIINFKLNQKINDKLMADFAVRYNNTIVNGAGTSDPGSSSSNRLRQVIRYKPILTGGKDLLDYDPDYALQTNANSLSLVNPLLLNQAEYRKNYNSTANFSVSLAYNPIKMLTLRSTLGYDLINNRMNAFNDTITSVARQNSNQPTASINTLNRYTLDNANTITFDMNKSGSRFSKRNNLTILLGEELYQNIARNYGTSALLFPIGISANSAINNFSLGTVPVGGATSSEATNRVFSLFGRINYSFDNKYLINISMRSDGSSLFANGYKWGDFPATSFAWRISEEKFFSKLKNTFDDLKFRINYGKAGNNRVDPFLYLTQFNANSGGNTYSQNDVNVVGYQPNALAFNSLTWETTTSKGLGLDFAILKNRLQVTADVYDNSITNLLLQNQLGTQTGYGEQLRNSGATSNKGFELQINATPISTKKFTWTANFNLSHNDNKIVSLGGISTSRLYSSGWAGGNQPSDYLTQVGQPVGVIWGLQSDGFYTIDDFNYASGVYTLKSGVANNQSVTSTPPQPGVIKYKDLNGDGVVDDKDRTNLGSTQAKIYGGLNQQFRYGDFDFSVFVNFQYGNKVLNANKLEFSSGYTPNANLLSVMEGRWRNVNDQGVRVTDPTALAALNANATIWSPLTTASSFYVNSWAVEDGSFLRLSNVTLGYTIPKSLLSRVKVSNLRIYGTVNNAAVWTKYSGFDPEVNTRRSSPVTPGVDYSAYPRSTAFIFGVNLTL; encoded by the coding sequence ATGAATAAATTTCTACAACAGTTTTGCTTATTGCTTTTCCTGTGCGGAACGGCATTTGCACAAACCCGGCAGGTTACCGGCCAGGTAACAGAGAAGGGGACAAGCGATGGTATCCCGTCGGTTACTGTGCTTGTTAAAGGCGCATCGGGCGGTACACAATCTGATGTTAACGGTAACTACAAAATAACTGTGCCCGATGGCGCGGTTACGCTGGTGTTCCGTTCGGTGGGTTACAAAACCTTAGAGGTTAAGGTGGCCGCCGGCGCCACAAAGGCCAATGCCGGTTTAGAAACCGATGCTACGCAACTAAATGAAGTTGCTGTTGTGAATATCGGCTACGGTACGGTATCGCGTAACGCGGTAACCGGTTCGGTATCATCGGTTAGCGCTAAGCAACTGAAAGATCTGCCCATCAACTCAGCCTCCGAGGCTTTGGAAGGCCGCCTGGCCGGTGTGCAGATCAACCAGTCGGAAGGTTCGCCAAATACTACAGCTACCATTAAGGTGCGTGGTGGCGGTTCTATCAGGTTGGATAACGCGCCATTATATGTGGTAGATGGTATACAGGTTGAAGACGCTTTGACCGTGTTGGCCCCACAGGATATCGAAACCATCGACGTGCTGAAAGATGCCGCATCGACAGCGATATACGGCGCGCGCGGCAGCAACGGTGTAGTACTGATCACTACCAAAGGCGGCCGGGTGCAAAAACCAACTGTTACTTATAATGGTTTGGCCGGCTGGCGCCATATCCGCCGTAAGCTTGATGTGTTTAATACTTACGATTTTGTAAAATATCAATACGAACGCGCTTTGTTAAACGGCGGTACAGAGTTAAGCACCTTTACCAGTGCTTATGGTGCGTTTGCCGATCTTGATCTTTATAAAGAAGCCCCGTTTGTTGACTGGCAGGATGAAATGTTTGGCCGTAATGCTTTAATGCAAACCCATAACTTAAGCCTTACCGGCGGTACCGAATCTACCAAATATAACCTGAGTATTTCATCAAACGGCGAGCAGGGGATTCAGCAATTGTCCGATTATAACCGTAAGATCATCAACTTTAAACTGAATCAAAAGATAAACGACAAGTTAATGGCCGATTTTGCGGTTCGTTATAACAATACCATTGTAAATGGTGCCGGTACTTCAGATCCGGGTTCATCATCAAGCAACAGGTTACGCCAGGTTATCAGGTATAAGCCTATTTTAACTGGTGGTAAAGACCTGCTCGACTACGACCCCGATTATGCTTTGCAAACCAATGCCAATAGCTTATCGCTGGTTAACCCGCTGCTGCTAAACCAGGCAGAATACCGGAAGAACTACAATAGCACGGCTAACTTTAGCGTGAGCCTGGCCTACAACCCCATAAAAATGCTGACTCTGCGGTCGACCCTGGGCTACGATTTGATCAATAACCGTATGAACGCGTTTAACGATACTATTACTTCGGTAGCGCGCCAAAATTCCAATCAGCCAACGGCATCTATCAACACGCTAAACCGCTACACGCTGGATAATGCAAATACCATTACTTTTGATATGAATAAATCGGGCAGCCGGTTTAGCAAACGCAATAACCTGACTATACTGTTAGGCGAAGAGCTTTATCAGAACATTGCCCGTAATTATGGTACCAGCGCTTTGTTGTTCCCAATAGGCATATCGGCTAATAGCGCCATTAATAACTTTAGCCTGGGCACAGTGCCGGTGGGCGGCGCAACTTCGTCCGAAGCTACCAACCGGGTGTTCTCGCTGTTTGGCCGTATCAATTACAGTTTTGATAATAAATACCTTATCAACATATCTATGCGCAGCGATGGTTCATCGTTGTTTGCCAACGGATATAAATGGGGCGATTTTCCGGCCACCTCGTTCGCGTGGCGTATATCTGAAGAGAAGTTTTTCAGTAAGCTGAAAAATACTTTTGACGATCTGAAGTTCCGTATCAATTACGGTAAGGCAGGTAATAACCGTGTAGATCCGTTCCTGTACCTTACCCAGTTTAATGCCAACTCTGGCGGCAACACTTACAGCCAAAACGATGTGAATGTGGTAGGCTACCAGCCAAACGCGCTGGCTTTTAACAGCCTTACCTGGGAAACCACCACATCTAAAGGTTTGGGTTTAGATTTTGCCATCCTAAAAAACCGTTTGCAGGTAACGGCTGATGTTTATGATAATTCGATAACCAACCTGTTGTTGCAAAACCAATTAGGTACACAAACGGGCTACGGCGAACAATTACGTAATTCCGGAGCTACATCAAACAAAGGTTTCGAGCTGCAAATTAACGCTACCCCAATAAGCACTAAGAAATTTACCTGGACCGCCAACTTCAACCTATCGCATAATGATAACAAAATTGTTAGCCTGGGCGGTATTTCTACTTCAAGGTTATATTCATCGGGTTGGGCAGGCGGCAACCAGCCTTCAGACTACCTGACACAGGTAGGCCAGCCGGTAGGTGTTATCTGGGGCCTGCAAAGCGATGGTTTTTATACCATAGATGATTTTAATTACGCTTCGGGTGTATATACTTTAAAATCGGGCGTGGCTAATAACCAGTCGGTTACTTCAACGCCTCCACAGCCTGGTGTTATTAAATATAAAGACCTGAATGGCGATGGCGTTGTTGACGATAAAGACCGTACCAACCTGGGCAGTACGCAGGCGAAAATTTATGGTGGTTTAAACCAGCAGTTTAGGTATGGCGATTTTGACTTCAGCGTATTTGTAAACTTTCAATACGGCAACAAGGTATTAAATGCCAACAAGTTGGAGTTTAGCAGCGGTTATACCCCCAATGCCAACCTGTTATCGGTAATGGAAGGCCGCTGGCGCAATGTGAACGACCAGGGCGTGCGTGTTACCGACCCAACCGCTCTGGCCGCGTTGAATGCTAATGCCACTATCTGGTCGCCGCTTACTACAGCCAGCTCATTTTATGTAAACTCATGGGCGGTAGAAGACGGATCGTTTTTACGCTTAAGCAATGTTACACTGGGTTATACCATCCCCAAAAGCTTGTTAAGCCGTGTAAAAGTGAGCAACTTAAGGATATACGGTACCGTAAATAACGCGGCGGTGTGGACTAAGTACAGTGGTTTTGACCCGGAGGTGAATACCCGCCGTTCAAGCCCTGTTACCCCGGGTGTAGACTACTCGGCCTACCCGCGCAGTACAGCGTTTATTTTCGGTGTTAACCTGACATTGTAA
- a CDS encoding RagB/SusD family nutrient uptake outer membrane protein: MTTNQIIKYTSGILLAAGIIAAIPSCKKSLEIDPVSTFGPDYVFSNTGNAEKALISAYACLGGDAGYGIRLSMYYPLDNDEMMGQGATPYPDNERRDIAHYNVQPSNTQLPNPYAQLYAGVERSNLAIYYIPKMDMYNNGSASDKALLKRFYGEALALRAQFYFELIRNWGDVPAQFNPSAFEDNLFKPKTNRDSTYDHILADLAMAETLVPWRTEATQYTNERLSQGAIRALRARIALFRGGYALRSDATMKRDEANYKKYYQIARDECSAIMARSDHRLNASYQSVWKDYICQHKQEPNGEILWEVGMSGGNSSLGDSKLGYYNGPRYNGTGNGALTVLPTYFYSFDRNDTRRDVMCAPYDISPGPVLVARTLQSMVDGKFRRDWTTQLTSAAQYFGTNWPIVRYSDVLLMFAEADNEINGSPTAAAITAFETVRKRAFGAAAIGTTPTDKAGFFTAIVNERSWELGGEGIRKYDLLRWNMLKTKLDEAKARMTAMYQRLRYNNETTPVDYSTLPTTIYYKPSLPAPLTFYTTTSFYDATVTPAPAGYTAVSWVGTGINTTILTYFAVAFTPGKSELMPFPQNQIDVNPNLVQNPGY, from the coding sequence ATGACAACAAATCAAATCATAAAATATACATCGGGCATTTTGCTGGCGGCAGGTATCATTGCCGCGATACCGTCGTGCAAAAAATCTCTTGAAATAGACCCGGTTTCTACCTTCGGCCCCGATTACGTTTTCAGTAATACCGGTAATGCCGAGAAGGCTTTAATAAGCGCCTATGCATGCCTTGGCGGTGATGCCGGTTACGGTATCAGGCTCAGCATGTACTATCCGTTAGATAACGATGAGATGATGGGGCAGGGCGCTACGCCGTACCCGGATAACGAACGACGCGATATTGCCCACTACAATGTGCAGCCCAGTAACACGCAGTTGCCTAACCCGTACGCCCAGCTTTATGCAGGAGTGGAACGCTCAAACCTGGCTATTTACTACATTCCTAAAATGGATATGTATAACAATGGTTCGGCAAGCGATAAGGCTTTACTAAAGCGTTTTTATGGCGAGGCGCTTGCTTTGCGCGCCCAGTTTTATTTTGAATTGATCCGTAATTGGGGTGATGTACCTGCCCAGTTTAACCCATCGGCTTTTGAGGATAACTTATTTAAACCCAAAACCAATCGCGACAGCACTTACGATCATATCCTGGCCGACCTGGCCATGGCCGAAACCTTAGTGCCGTGGCGTACCGAAGCTACCCAATACACCAACGAAAGACTTTCGCAGGGAGCAATCCGCGCGCTTAGGGCACGTATAGCTTTGTTTAGAGGTGGTTACGCTTTACGTTCAGACGCTACAATGAAACGCGATGAAGCTAACTACAAAAAATACTACCAGATAGCACGCGACGAGTGCAGCGCCATCATGGCCCGCAGCGATCACCGCCTGAATGCCAGCTACCAGTCGGTTTGGAAGGATTATATCTGCCAGCATAAGCAGGAGCCTAATGGCGAGATACTTTGGGAAGTAGGTATGTCTGGCGGTAACAGTTCGCTGGGTGATAGCAAACTGGGCTATTACAACGGCCCGCGCTATAATGGCACAGGCAACGGCGCTTTAACAGTGTTGCCTACTTATTTCTATTCCTTCGACCGTAATGATACCCGCCGCGACGTGATGTGCGCACCATATGATATTAGCCCCGGCCCTGTATTGGTAGCCCGCACATTGCAATCAATGGTTGATGGTAAATTCCGTAGAGACTGGACCACCCAGTTAACATCGGCCGCGCAGTATTTCGGTACCAACTGGCCGATCGTCCGTTATTCAGACGTTTTGCTAATGTTTGCCGAGGCTGATAATGAAATAAATGGCTCGCCAACCGCCGCTGCCATTACCGCTTTCGAAACTGTTCGCAAAAGAGCTTTCGGCGCTGCTGCTATTGGCACTACGCCAACAGACAAAGCGGGTTTCTTTACCGCCATTGTGAATGAACGCTCGTGGGAGTTGGGTGGCGAAGGTATCCGCAAATACGATTTGCTGCGCTGGAATATGCTGAAAACCAAGTTGGACGAAGCTAAAGCACGTATGACGGCTATGTACCAACGGCTAAGGTATAATAACGAAACTACACCTGTAGATTATTCAACACTGCCTACCACCATTTATTATAAACCAAGTTTGCCGGCCCCGCTTACATTCTACACCACCACATCTTTTTATGATGCGACTGTAACGCCTGCACCGGCAGGTTATACCGCTGTATCCTGGGTGGGCACAGGTATTAATACTACCATATTAACCTATTTTGCGGTAGCATTTACACCGGGTAAAAGCGAGTTGATGCCATTCCCGCAAAATCAGATAGACGTTAACCCTAACCTGGTACAAAACCCCGGTTATTAA
- a CDS encoding rhamnogalacturonan acetylesterase yields MKKLFFNRNAVLIMLIFSVFTLFSFALKPDNITVYMAGDSTMADKDVRTYPETGWGMPFKFYFDKTVTVVNVAKNGRSTKSFITEGLWQSIVDKLKAGDYVLVQFGHNDEVPTKKTATTETEFHDNLVRYVTETRAKQAIPILLTPVARRKFDANGKVQGTHDVYSEIVRKVAAEQKVPLIDHDRESQALLQTLGPESSKLLYNHLQPGENPNYPDGKIDDTHFSETGARKMAQIVLNDIKALKLDLADRIVKGANAATVAPAAK; encoded by the coding sequence ATGAAGAAACTTTTTTTTAACAGGAATGCTGTTTTAATAATGCTGATTTTCAGCGTTTTTACGCTGTTCTCGTTTGCTTTAAAGCCCGATAATATTACTGTTTATATGGCCGGCGACTCCACCATGGCCGATAAGGATGTAAGGACTTATCCCGAGACCGGCTGGGGCATGCCGTTTAAATTTTACTTCGATAAAACGGTAACCGTGGTTAACGTAGCCAAGAATGGCCGCAGCACTAAAAGCTTCATCACCGAGGGCTTATGGCAATCGATTGTGGACAAACTGAAGGCCGGCGATTATGTACTGGTGCAATTTGGTCATAACGATGAGGTGCCGACCAAGAAGACCGCCACTACTGAAACCGAATTTCACGATAACCTGGTGCGTTATGTAACCGAGACCCGCGCTAAACAGGCCATCCCCATATTACTTACCCCGGTAGCTCGCCGCAAGTTTGATGCAAACGGCAAGGTGCAGGGTACGCACGATGTATATTCGGAAATTGTGCGCAAGGTGGCCGCCGAACAGAAGGTGCCGCTGATAGACCACGACCGCGAAAGCCAGGCCCTGCTGCAAACGCTTGGCCCGGAAAGTTCAAAGCTGCTTTACAATCATTTGCAACCCGGCGAAAACCCTAATTATCCTGACGGTAAGATTGACGACACTCACTTCAGCGAAACAGGCGCGCGCAAGATGGCGCAAATTGTGCTTAACGATATCAAAGCCTTAAAATTAGACCTGGCCGACAGGATTGTAAAAGGGGCTAACGCGGCCACCGTAGCGCCGGCAGCGAAGTAA